One region of Wyeomyia smithii strain HCP4-BCI-WySm-NY-G18 chromosome 3, ASM2978416v1, whole genome shotgun sequence genomic DNA includes:
- the LOC129729522 gene encoding protein son of sevenless-like isoform X2 has product MYVNSVTDATDYDFEKAENAAKWKGVFITSLRKVLEQVHPSLQAREDALLYVESLCLRLLAMLCAKPPPKTVADVEERIVRTFPTPIDKWALDEASETIDKSKKKKTVFPVDRVHTLLQKEVLQYKIDSSVSLFLVAVLEYISADILKLAGNYVKNIRHVEVSREDIEVAMCADKALMDMFYQGDNSGSMAPSPLPPTPRRSLTYEEVVKELIHDEKQYQRELHMIIRVFREELVKIVKDPKELDSIFSNIMDIYEVSVTLLGSLEDVIEMSQEQTPPCIGSCFEELAEAAEFDVYAKYAADITSVQTKEALTNLLSRPEANSLMSAGHGFREAVKFYLPKLLLGPIGHAQLYLDYIKVLLQLSPSQEDKESFEQVQGLLKPLQCELQSISSLLPREYFARVNSRARRQSAIEKTRELQNSVEHWDKDVGQCCNEFIREDTLAKLSSGKRQTERKVFLFDGLLVLCKTRRQIVPGNNYEFRLKERFFMRKVEIIDRPDTEELKFAFEISPREPSSVVLIAKNAQHKNDWMADLVMLNTKSMLERILDSILLDIEKKHPLKLPSPDIYAFVVPDSPSNIVLEERDGTGVPLIKGATLTKLIERLTYHIYADPMFVRTFLTTYRSFCSPKELLKLLVERFDIPDPALVYDSTNDKDLGSDTEKFHKNSQREDWKRYKKEYVQPVQFRVLNVLRHWVDHHFYDFERDLELLDELHKFLETVRGKSMRKWVDSVLKIVKRKSESEDNHRQISFAFDLSPPAIEHHLPLNNENEFNLLMLHPLELARQLTLLEFKMYKNVKPSELVGSVWTGKDKETTSPNLLKIMHHTTNFTRWIEKSIIEAENFEERVAMASRAIEVMMVLQDLNNFNGVLSIVSAFQGAAVHRLKLTLEEIPKSYQRVLADCRELNNSHFKKYQEKLRSINPPCVPFFGMYLTNILHIEEGNPDFLPNTELINFSKRRRVAEITGEIQQYQNQPYCLKKDPSIRHFLENLDPFKGMSVTEIQNYLYEESKRIEPKNCRQPLKFPRKWPDISLKSPGIKPSSRRTIGSLNSSMTLPFGKFALPNNNDTGAEQQSPPANSSSSSVLDSAIFAPVYLNSASSCISHNQHHPYQQYPHHHHSQGSMPYYHPGQHSLSQSVVNLTSTTDQQMAPEIPRRSDSIILPSSLSSHTQYNMNNSSLSESSSNPSGSGSGKLIPSPRYPSSSMGALSSSSSVSGSTFFGILSASSSDGNANNNHSTASFKYTPTLSQNRVLANMHAEEPPNSIISASSLGVGGAAGNSNFSLSSTATTNAASILSLSDGPPVPPPPLPPQTSVPVIPSASSMSLSSASSSSTLAAAHAPAPPPSAADIPPAISPRTDKLAQPPPAPLPLRTHGGGTDFCHNISGLPNCTSPQATSSSCSSFRSNSSNPLRNQNCDFPPANTALNRSSCENSPIYPSSPKLYPLGAVGGPGCTVPDLNSSAVSPPSLSASFNSSTTVDSMILSTTVASSDFGPIPISPHVNVPNAHNIPPPMPPPLPPRVKRKDSSGESLQSSQVRQAPDAPRLPPRDISPPPLPPRHYIQSQCMHHSQKEQPLYGYGTIVCDNFKSSCLFAKDESPSSSSSSSTLTRDNLNQHNQQNVSKQRLLMLPHTSTIMMRRNSAMDRSSKETVANIASSPSLSGLSCGGAVGGSAPNTAGHVNLSPAAGGPAAKNKSVQNSPISQQPLVCGRRPSSNISPRFSPGETTPKLPPKPKQTDRTMFPYPSTN; this is encoded by the exons ATGTACGTTAACAGCGTCACGGATGCGACAGATTACGACTTCGAGAAAGCAGAAAATGCAGCCAAATGGAAAGGTGTTTTCATAACATCACTGAGAAAG GTTCTAGAGCAAGTGCATCCCTCGTTGCAAGCCCGCGAGGATGCATTGCTCTATGTCGAAAGCTTATGTCTAAGGTTACTAGCGATGCTGTGTGCGAAACCACCTCCGAAGACAGTAGCG GATGTCGAGGAACGGATAGTGCGCACCTTCCCCACCCCCATCGACAAATGGGCCCTTGATGAGGCCAGTGAGACTATAGACAAATCCAAGAAAAAGAAGACGGTGTTTCCAGTAGATCGTGTGCATACATTATTGCAGAAG GAGGTGTTACAATACAAAATCGACAGTTCGGTTTCATTGTTCCTGGTTGCGGTGTTGGAGTACATTTCCGCTGATATATTGAAGCTAGCTGGAAACTATGTTAAGAACATACGACACGTCGAGGTATCCCGTGAGGATATCGAAGTCGCCATGTGCGCTGACAAG GCGCTCATGGATATGTTCTATCAGGGTGACAATTCGGGCTCCATGGCACCGAGCCCGCTACCACCAACACCTCGTAGGAGTCTAACCTATGAAGAAGTCGTGAAGGAACTGATACACGACGAAAAACAATACCAGAGGGAATTACACATGATAATCCGCGTATTCCGTGAAGAGCTTGTTAAAATAGTAAAAGATCCCAAG GAACTTGATTCCATCTTCTCCAATATCATGGATATCTACGAAGTGTCAGTAACATTACTCGGATCGTTAGAAGATGTGATCGAAATGTCACAGGAACAAACTCCGCCATGCATCGGCAGTTGCTTTGAAG AGCTAGCAGAAGCGGCTGAGTTTGATGTGTACGCAAAGTACGCGGCAGATATAACATCAGTCCAGACGAAGGAAGCCTTAACTAATTTGCTGTCTAGACCCGAG GCAAACTCGTTGATGTCAGCCGGTCATGGTTTCAGAGAAGCGGTCAAATTCTACCTACCAAAATTACTTTTAGGGCCTATCGGGCATGCACAGTTATATTTAGATTATATTAAAGTTTTACTACAGCTTAGTCCATCACAGGAGGACAAGGAGAGCTTCGAACAGGTCCAGGGCCTGCTGAAACCCCTGCAGTGTGAACTGCAAAGCATATCCTCGCTACTACCCAG GGAATATTTCGCAAGAGTGAATAGTAGAGCCCGGCGTCAGTCGGCAATCGAGAAAACGCGAGAACTACAGAACAGTGTCGAACACTGGGACAAAGATGTGGGCCAGTGTTGTAACGAATTCATTAGGGAGGATACGCTTGCGAAATTAAGCTCCGGCAAGAGGCAAACCGAACGAAAAGTATTCTTATTCGACGGTCTGCTGGTACTATGCAAGACCAGACGACAAATTGTTCCTGGGAATAACTACGAATTTCGGTTGAAGGAGCGCTTTTTCATGCGCAAAGTGGAAATTATCGATCGACCGGACACGGAAGAGTTGAAATTTGCATTCGAAATATCACCGCGTGAGCCTAGTAGCGTTGTACTTATCGCCAAGAATGCGCAGCATAAAAACGACTGGATGGCAGACCTAGTGATGCTTAATACGAAATCTATGCTGGAACGCATTCTAGACAGTATTCTACTAGACATCGAAAAGAAACACCCCCTAAAATTGCCTAGTCCAGATATTTACGCATTTGTCGTTCCGGATTCGCCTTCCAATATAGTGTTAGAAGAACGGGACGGCACTGGCGTGCCTCTGATTAAGGGTGCTACTTTGACGAAATTGATAGAACGATTGACGTACCACATTTACGCCGATCCTATGTTCGTGCGAACATTCTTGACAACGTATCGATCATTTTGTTCACCGAAAGAATTGCTTAAATTGTTGGTTGAACGATTCGATATTCCGGATCCAGCTCTGGTGTACGACAGTACGAACGATAAAGACCTCGGCTCGGACACGGAGAAATTTCACAAGAATTCTCAGCGAGAGGATTGGAAGCGATACAAAAAGGAATACGTGCAGCCGGTTCAGTTTCGAGTATTGAATGTTTTGCGACATTGGGTGGATCATCACTTTTACGACTTCGAGCGAGATCTGGAGCTGCTGGATGAACTGCACAAGTTCCTAGAGACTGTACGTGGCAAATCCATGCGCAAGTGGGTGGATTCGGTGTTGAAAATTGTAAAAAGAAAG AGTGAAAGTGAGGACAATCATCGGCAGATTTCGTTTGCCTTCGATCTCAGTCCACCGGCGATAGAGCACCATCTGCCGTTGAACAATGAGAATGAGTTCAACTTGCTGATGTTGCATCCGCTGGAGTTGGCACGTCAGTTGACGTTACTGGAATTTAAGATGTACAAAAAT GTGAAACCATCAGAGCTGGTCGGCTCAGTGTGGACCGGGAAGGATAAAGAAACTACTAGTCCTAATTTATTAAAGATTATGCACCACACCACGAAT TTTACTCGCTGGATCGAAAAATCGATCATCGAAGCAGAAAATTTCGAGGAGCGTGTGGCGATGGCATCACGTGCAATAGAGGTGATGATGGTGCTGCAGGATTTAAACAACTTCAACGGCGTGTTGTCGATCGTGTCTGCTTTCCAGGGGGCCGCCGTGCACCGACTCAAGCTTACGCTAGAGGAGATTCCGAAGAGCTACCAGCGGGTGCTGGCCGATTGCCGGGAGCTGAATAATTCGCACTTCAAAAAGTATCAGGAAAAGCTGCGTTCAATAAATCCACCTTGTGTGCCATTTTTCGGAATGTATTTAACCAATATTTTACATATAGAGGAAGGGAATCCAGATTTTTTACCAAATACGGAATTAATAAACTTCTCTAAGAGAAGACGCGTAGCTGAAATTACTGGTGAAATACAGCAATATCAAAATCAACCATACTGCTTAAAAAAAGATCCTAGCATTAGG cattttctAGAAAATTTAGATCCTTTTAAAGGAATGAGTGTGACGGAAATTCAAAACTATCTCTACGAGGAAAGCAAACGGATAGAGCCAAAAAATTGTCGTCAGCCGTTGAAATTT CCTCGCAAATGGCCTGATATTTCTCTAAAATCGCCTGGTATTAAACCATCCTCGAGACGAACAATCGGCTCACTCAATTCGTCGATGACGTTGCCGTTCGGTAAATTTGCACTACCGAACAATAACGACACTGGAGCCGAGCAACAGTCACCTCCAGCCAACTCATCGTCGTCTTCCGTACTCGACTCAGCGATATTCGCTCCCGTCTACTTGAACTCTGCCTCGTCCTGTATATCACACAACCAGCATCACCCGTATCAACAGTATCCGCATCACCATCACTCCCAAGGATCAATGCCATATTACCACCCAGGGCAGCATAGTTTATCCCAATCTGTAGTTAATCTAACATCCACAACTGACCAGCAAATGGCACCGGAGATTCCCCGCCGGTCTGATAGTATTATACTGCCTTCTTCGTTATCATCCCACACGCAGTACAACATGAATAACAGCAGTTTGTCCGAATCGAGCAGCAATCCCAGCGGAAGCGGTAGTGGCAAACTGATTCCGAGCCCTCGCTACCCGTCTTCGTCAATGGGTGCCCTATCGTCGTCGTCTAGTGTCAGTGGTTCCACCTTTTTTGGCATTCTCAGCGCCTCGAGCAGTGATGGTAACGCCAACAATAATCATTCTACCGCTAGCTTTAAATACACGCCAACGCTTAGTCAGAACAGAGTACTAGCCAATATGCATGCTGAAGAGCCTCCCAATTCGATTATTTCAGCGTCCAGCCTAGGTGTTGGTGGTGCTGCAGGAAATAGTAACTTCAGCTTAAGCAGCACAGCTACGACTAATGCTGCAAGCATTTTATCCCTCAGTGATGGGCCTCCGGTACCTCCCCCACCGCTGCCACCACAGACATCAGTTCCCGTTATTCCATCAGCCTCTTCGATGTCTTTATCATCGGCCAGCTCATCGTCGACGCTGGCAGCTGCTCATGCACCGGCTCCACCACCCTCGGCAGCAGACATTCCTCCTGCGATTAGTCCACGAACAGATAAATTAGCACAGCCTCCACCAGCGCCATTACCTTTGCGAACTCATGGAGGTGGAACTGATTTTTGCCATAATATTTCCGGACTACCGAACTGTACATCACCACAAGCAACTAGTAGTAGTTGCAGTAGCTTTAGAAGTAATTCATCCAACCCTCTAAG AAACCAAAACTGTGATTTTCCCCCTGCAAACACTGCTCTAAATAGATCTTCCTGCGAAAACTCGCCCATCTATCCGTCGAGTCCGAAGTTATATCCCTTGGGAGCAGTTGGAGGTCCAGGATGCACTGTACCAGATTTGAACAGCAGTGCAGTTTCACCACCCTCGCTGTCCGCTTCTTTTAACTCATCGACTACGGTCGATTCGATGATCCTTAGCACAACGGTGGCAAGCAGCGATTTCGGTCCAATACCGATCTCACCGCACGTGAACGTACCAAATGCACACAATATTCCTCCCCCAATGCCACCTCCTCTACCTCCTAGGGTTAAACGGAAAGATTCCTCTGGGGAGTCATTACAGTCATCGCAGGTACGACAAGCGCCGGACGCGCCCAGG CTTCCCCCGAGAGATATCAGTCCCCCACCGTTACCGCCGCGTCACTATATCCAGTCTCAATGCATGCATCATTCGCAAAAGGAGCAGCCTCTATACGGCTACGGTACCATAGTTTGTGATAATTTCAAATCAAGCTGTTTGTTTGCG AAAGATGAATCCCCATCTTCATCATCGTCGTCATCCACACTAACCCGCGATAACCTAAATCAACATAACCAGCAGAATGTGAGTAAGCAACGCCTACTGATGCTACCGCATACCAGTACCATCATGATGCGTCGAAATTCCGCTATGGACCGATCATCAAAGGAAACAGTGGCTAACATAGCCTCATCGCCATCGCTTTCCGGACTATCTTGCGGCGGTGCGGTGGGCGGTAGTGCGCCTAATACCGCGGGACATGTTAATTTGTCGCCTGCTGCTGGCGGCCCGGCAGCTAAGAACAAATCCGTGCAGAACTCTCCCATTTCGCAGCAACCGCTGGTGTGCGGACGTCGGCCTAG TTCGAATATCTCGCCACGTTTTTCACCCGGAGAAACTACACCCAAATTACCTCCGAAACCAAAGCAAACAG